From Desulfovibrio sp. X2, the proteins below share one genomic window:
- a CDS encoding amphi-Trp domain-containing protein, producing MEKNDIRIEGFLSTADAASTLGSFAQGLRCGRLRVSQGGNAADIVTTGPLKASLKAASKKDKTKLSLKLSWKDQAAPVCEGFAGEVPPAAEDGKKGKPFPLLAVRPCGPCDAAEAAAETPLSGGEVPETLSKIKAKGVLDPCSLAELLDVLAAGVACGSLDMADEEGVLPLRLGEALGLTLKVKDKGGSQSLSLKLAWDPEMQGVPAGLEPFLSFEAAPGPGSLLAPVPEAGLPAQRPEAAPPAMPAVPPSVPEARSAAPKIATPVPHSSPADSPSAASAQAKPAAPKIVTPVPRSGPADPAGSAPRAEAAPAREPAPDVLAAAPKSAQAPAPTAASKTASKTAAKTSAKPKAPARKAAAPKTKAGAKAAPKSSRKG from the coding sequence ATGGAAAAGAACGACATCCGCATCGAGGGGTTCCTCTCGACGGCCGACGCGGCCTCGACCCTGGGGAGCTTCGCCCAGGGGCTGCGCTGCGGTCGCCTGCGCGTCAGCCAGGGCGGCAACGCGGCCGACATCGTGACCACCGGCCCCCTCAAGGCGTCGCTCAAGGCGGCGTCCAAGAAGGACAAGACCAAGCTGTCCCTCAAGCTGTCCTGGAAGGACCAGGCGGCGCCCGTGTGCGAGGGCTTCGCGGGCGAGGTCCCGCCGGCCGCGGAGGACGGGAAGAAGGGCAAGCCCTTCCCGCTCCTGGCCGTGCGGCCCTGCGGCCCGTGCGATGCCGCGGAGGCGGCCGCCGAGACGCCCCTGTCCGGGGGCGAGGTTCCCGAGACGCTTTCCAAGATCAAGGCCAAGGGCGTGCTCGATCCCTGCTCCCTGGCGGAGCTGCTGGACGTGCTCGCCGCGGGCGTGGCCTGCGGCAGCCTGGACATGGCGGACGAGGAGGGCGTCCTCCCCCTGCGCCTGGGCGAGGCCCTGGGGCTGACGCTGAAGGTCAAGGACAAGGGCGGGAGCCAGTCCCTGTCCCTCAAGCTGGCCTGGGACCCCGAGATGCAGGGCGTGCCCGCGGGGCTCGAGCCCTTCCTCTCCTTCGAGGCCGCGCCCGGACCCGGCAGCCTGCTTGCGCCCGTGCCGGAGGCGGGCCTGCCCGCACAGCGGCCCGAGGCAGCGCCCCCGGCCATGCCCGCCGTGCCGCCGAGCGTGCCCGAGGCACGGTCCGCCGCGCCGAAGATCGCGACTCCGGTGCCGCACTCGAGCCCGGCCGACTCCCCGTCCGCCGCGTCCGCGCAAGCGAAGCCCGCCGCGCCGAAGATCGTCACCCCCGTGCCGCGGTCCGGCCCGGCCGACCCTGCCGGGAGCGCCCCCCGGGCCGAGGCCGCGCCCGCGCGCGAGCCCGCGCCCGACGTGCTGGCCGCCGCGCCCAAGTCCGCCCAGGCCCCCGCGCCCACGGCCGCCTCCAAAACCGCCTCCAAAACTGCGGCCAAGACGTCGGCCAAGCCCAAGGCACCGGCCCGGAAGGCCGCCGCGCCCAAGACCAAGGCCGGGGCCAAGGCCGCGCCCAAGTCGTCCAGGAAGGGCTGA
- a CDS encoding amphi-Trp domain-containing protein, translating to MSKSKVFEIEEEALAYNAGVLVERVAQGLCRGRIEMEGDAGQVALEVPKEVKISCSAKKKEKDGGAKCKVEIEISWYIADQEPCGDCGCGCDD from the coding sequence ATGTCCAAGTCCAAGGTGTTCGAGATCGAGGAAGAGGCCCTGGCCTACAACGCGGGCGTCCTGGTCGAGCGCGTGGCCCAGGGGCTGTGCCGGGGCAGGATCGAGATGGAAGGCGACGCCGGTCAGGTCGCCCTCGAGGTGCCCAAGGAGGTCAAGATCTCCTGCTCCGCCAAGAAGAAGGAGAAGGACGGCGGCGCCAAGTGCAAAGTGGAGATCGAGATCAGCTGGTACATCGCCGACCAGGAGCCCTGCGGGGACTGCGGCTGCGGCTGCGACGACTGA
- the galE gene encoding UDP-glucose 4-epimerase GalE, translated as MARHIFVVGGAGYIGSHTCKALAAQGYVPVTLDNLVYGHEWAVKWGPFTRVDILDRPGLDECFARYRPEAVMHFAAFTYVGESVRDPGKYYQNNVAGTVNLLEAMRAAGCSRFIFSSSCAVYGIPTRLPLTEDHGFAPINPYGTSKLMVEQMLRDYAKAYGQSSMSLRYFNAAGADPDGESGECHDPETHLIPLALRAALDPDSPLTVFGSDYDTPDGTCIRDYVHVADLAQAHVLALDLLREPGLARALNLGNGTGYSVRQVIDTVSEVSGLPVAWKAGERREGDPSRLVADSSRARAELGWQPRHERLGEIVEHAWRWAQGRPECR; from the coding sequence ATGGCCAGGCACATCTTCGTCGTCGGAGGAGCAGGCTACATCGGCAGCCACACCTGCAAGGCCCTGGCCGCGCAGGGCTACGTGCCCGTGACCCTGGACAACCTGGTCTACGGCCACGAGTGGGCCGTGAAATGGGGGCCTTTTACGCGCGTGGACATCCTCGACCGGCCCGGCCTCGACGAATGCTTCGCCAGGTACAGGCCCGAGGCGGTCATGCACTTCGCCGCCTTCACCTACGTGGGCGAGTCCGTGCGCGACCCGGGCAAGTACTACCAGAACAACGTGGCCGGGACCGTGAACCTGCTGGAAGCCATGCGCGCCGCGGGCTGCTCCCGCTTCATCTTCTCCAGCTCCTGCGCGGTCTACGGCATCCCCACCCGCCTGCCCCTCACCGAGGACCACGGCTTCGCGCCCATCAACCCCTACGGCACGAGCAAGCTCATGGTGGAGCAGATGCTGCGCGACTACGCCAAGGCCTACGGCCAAAGCTCCATGTCGCTGCGCTACTTCAACGCCGCGGGCGCCGACCCGGACGGGGAGTCGGGCGAGTGCCACGACCCGGAGACCCATCTCATCCCCCTGGCCCTGCGCGCCGCCCTGGACCCGGACAGCCCGCTCACCGTCTTCGGCTCGGACTACGACACCCCGGACGGCACCTGCATCCGCGACTACGTGCACGTCGCGGACCTCGCCCAGGCGCACGTCCTGGCCCTGGACCTGCTGCGCGAGCCGGGCCTTGCCCGCGCCCTGAACCTGGGCAACGGCACCGGCTACTCCGTGCGCCAGGTCATCGACACCGTCTCGGAGGTCTCCGGCCTGCCCGTGGCCTGGAAGGCGGGCGAGCGGCGCGAGGGCGACCCCTCCCGCCTCGTGGCCGACTCGTCGCGCGCCCGCGCCGAGCTCGGCTGGCAGCCCCGCCACGAACGCCTCGGCGAGATCGTGGAGCACGCCTGGCGCTGGGCCCAGGGCCGCCCGGAGTGCAGGTAG
- a CDS encoding M48 family metallopeptidase has protein sequence MERPTAAHRIVRGTSRLVRLALAAGLAAALLAGCATPHTRGPRVSGQDKDREAAIQRRLYVKEILSMNTRLHNVGYTVARAGEPLCPAKAPGFGMVVESTPSFPEDLREAFDEVMKPGDRPVVVGLLPGGPADRAGVRVGDRIVSVDKESAGEDDADLQEALFTAATQALRERRRTLRFQLQRGALPVTAEIEPEVVCGYFFRLELGEAPNAYSTGPSITVSQGMMRLADTDEYLAVVLGHEMAHSAYGHLEAQKENSAVGGILDVLSALAGGQTHGAFSAAAGNAFSTDFEREADYAGLYFTARAGYPVDHAADFWRRMSLRNMGTISRDTDHPSNAERYELVERTAAEIDAKIAAGEPLVPNMDEKTGDAAGSGRAEGAAAPDRGVVRGSE, from the coding sequence ATGGAACGGCCGACCGCCGCGCATCGGATCGTCCGGGGAACATCGAGGCTCGTCCGCCTGGCGCTGGCCGCCGGGCTGGCGGCGGCCCTGCTCGCGGGCTGCGCCACGCCGCACACGCGGGGGCCTCGGGTCTCCGGCCAGGACAAGGACAGGGAGGCCGCCATCCAGCGGCGGCTCTACGTGAAGGAGATCCTGTCCATGAACACCCGGCTGCACAACGTGGGCTACACCGTGGCCCGCGCGGGCGAGCCCCTGTGCCCGGCAAAGGCGCCGGGCTTCGGCATGGTCGTGGAGAGCACGCCGAGCTTCCCCGAGGATCTGCGCGAGGCCTTCGACGAGGTCATGAAGCCCGGCGACCGGCCCGTGGTCGTGGGCCTGCTGCCCGGCGGCCCGGCGGACCGCGCCGGGGTCCGCGTGGGCGACCGCATCGTCTCCGTGGACAAGGAGAGCGCGGGCGAGGACGACGCCGACCTGCAGGAGGCCCTGTTCACCGCCGCCACACAGGCCCTGCGCGAGCGCCGCAGGACGCTGCGCTTCCAGCTGCAGCGCGGGGCGCTGCCCGTCACGGCGGAGATCGAGCCCGAGGTGGTCTGCGGCTATTTCTTCCGGCTCGAGCTGGGCGAGGCCCCGAACGCCTACTCCACCGGCCCGTCCATCACGGTCAGCCAGGGCATGATGCGCCTGGCGGACACGGACGAGTATCTGGCCGTGGTCCTCGGCCACGAGATGGCGCACAGCGCCTACGGTCATCTCGAGGCCCAGAAGGAGAACTCGGCCGTCGGCGGGATCCTCGACGTCCTCTCCGCGCTGGCGGGCGGGCAGACGCACGGGGCCTTCAGCGCAGCCGCCGGAAATGCCTTTTCCACGGACTTCGAGCGCGAGGCCGACTACGCGGGGCTCTATTTCACCGCCCGGGCGGGCTACCCCGTGGACCACGCGGCGGATTTCTGGCGCCGCATGTCCCTGCGCAACATGGGCACCATCTCCCGCGACACGGACCATCCGTCCAACGCGGAACGCTACGAGCTGGTCGAGCGCACCGCCGCGGAGATAGACGCCAAGATCGCGGCCGGGGAGCCCCTGGTGCCGAACATGGACGAGAAGACGGGGGACGCGGCAGGTTCCGGGCGGGCGGAAGGGGCGGCCGCGCCCGACAGGGGCGTGGTCAGGGGCTCCGAGTAG
- a CDS encoding NupC/NupG family nucleoside CNT transporter — protein MLHSALGLLALCLLCWLISENRRAVCLRFVAVGLVLQVAVALALTRIPVLKDVFLRLNDLVGALEKATMAGTAFVFGYLGGGALPFHEPYPGSSFILAFRALPLVLVVSALSSLLFYWRVIPVVVGFFAWALRRTLGVGGAVGVAVAANVFVGMVEGPLLIKEYLERMTRSELFTVMTAGMATIAGTVMFLYASFLKDVIPDSLGQILIASIISAPAAIVVSRIMIPETEEPTGGGLPKTQGAGGSMDAVTRGTAEGLTLLLNIAAMLIVLVALVSLANQMLGWLPSVAGAPLTMQRMLGWVMAPLVWLIGVPWSEAHAAGALMGTKIVLNEFIAYLDLAKLPPDVLSERSRIIMTYAMCGFANFGSLGIMIGGLGAMAPKRRSEIVSLGMRTIVSGTLATLMTGAVIGMLL, from the coding sequence ATGCTGCACAGCGCCTTGGGGCTTCTCGCCCTGTGCCTTCTCTGCTGGCTGATCTCGGAGAACCGCCGCGCCGTCTGCCTGCGCTTCGTGGCCGTGGGGCTCGTGCTCCAGGTCGCCGTGGCCCTGGCCCTGACGCGCATTCCGGTGCTGAAGGACGTGTTCCTGAGGCTGAACGACCTCGTGGGCGCGCTGGAAAAGGCCACCATGGCGGGCACCGCCTTCGTCTTCGGCTACCTCGGCGGCGGCGCGCTGCCCTTCCACGAGCCCTATCCCGGCTCGAGCTTCATCCTGGCCTTCAGGGCGCTGCCCCTGGTCCTGGTCGTCAGCGCCCTCTCGTCCCTGCTCTTCTACTGGCGCGTGATCCCGGTGGTGGTGGGCTTCTTCGCCTGGGCGCTCCGCCGCACGCTGGGCGTGGGCGGCGCGGTGGGCGTGGCCGTGGCGGCCAACGTCTTCGTGGGCATGGTGGAGGGGCCGCTGCTCATCAAGGAGTACCTGGAGCGCATGACCCGCTCCGAGCTCTTCACGGTGATGACCGCGGGCATGGCCACCATCGCGGGCACGGTCATGTTCCTCTACGCCTCGTTCCTGAAGGACGTGATCCCCGACTCCCTGGGCCAGATCCTCATCGCCTCGATCATCAGCGCGCCCGCGGCCATCGTGGTCAGCCGGATCATGATCCCGGAGACCGAGGAGCCCACCGGGGGCGGCCTGCCCAAGACCCAGGGCGCGGGCGGCTCCATGGACGCCGTCACGCGGGGCACGGCCGAGGGGCTCACCCTCCTGCTGAACATCGCGGCCATGCTCATCGTGCTCGTGGCCCTGGTCAGCCTGGCCAACCAGATGCTGGGCTGGCTGCCCTCCGTGGCGGGCGCGCCGCTCACCATGCAGCGCATGCTGGGCTGGGTCATGGCCCCGCTGGTCTGGCTCATCGGCGTCCCCTGGAGCGAGGCGCACGCCGCGGGCGCCCTCATGGGCACCAAGATCGTGCTCAACGAGTTCATCGCCTACCTCGACCTCGCCAAGCTGCCGCCGGACGTCCTCTCCGAGCGCAGCCGCATCATCATGACCTACGCCATGTGCGGCTTCGCCAACTTCGGCAGCCTCGGCATCATGATCGGCGGCCTGGGCGCCATGGCCCCGAAGCGCCGGAGCGAGATCGTCTCCCTGGGCATGCGCACCATCGTCTCGGGCACCCTGGCCACGCTCATGACGGGCGCGGTGATCGGGATGCTGCTCTAG